A part of Arthrobacter dokdonellae genomic DNA contains:
- a CDS encoding DUF4235 domain-containing protein produces MNIVFKLLSTGVSLGAGFVASKIVDTAWEKSTGRKPPKDGADLENSMRSALAFALVSSAVAAIIQVVTSRTTQKAIARFQQHPDEV; encoded by the coding sequence GTGAATATCGTGTTCAAGCTGCTCAGCACCGGGGTGAGCCTGGGAGCTGGATTTGTTGCCAGCAAGATCGTGGACACCGCCTGGGAGAAAAGCACCGGACGCAAGCCGCCGAAGGACGGTGCCGACCTCGAAAACAGCATGCGCTCGGCCCTTGCCTTCGCCCTGGTGTCCTCCGCCGTCGCCGCCATCATCCAGGTCGTGACCAGCCGCACCACGCAGAAGGCCATCGCCCGCTTCCAGCAGCACCCGGACGAGGTCTAG
- the mnhG gene encoding monovalent cation/H(+) antiporter subunit G: MDALLDVLTAICLLGGALMSLAAAIGLLRFPDLMSRMHAATKPQVLGLFLMLAAVGLQLRAWSLVPLLLVAWLFQLLTVPVSAHMVGRAGYRTKHRRPELLSTDELHDVVAAVVEDRDEA; this comes from the coding sequence ATGGATGCCCTGCTGGACGTCCTGACGGCCATTTGCCTGCTGGGCGGGGCGCTGATGAGCCTGGCCGCGGCCATCGGGCTCCTGCGGTTTCCGGATCTGATGAGCCGCATGCACGCCGCCACGAAGCCGCAGGTGCTGGGGCTGTTCCTCATGCTGGCGGCGGTTGGGCTGCAGCTGCGCGCCTGGTCGCTGGTTCCCCTGCTGCTGGTGGCGTGGCTGTTCCAGCTGCTCACCGTGCCGGTGTCCGCCCACATGGTGGGCCGCGCTGGGTACCGCACCAAGCACCGCCGTCCGGAGCTGCTCAGCACGGACGAGCTCCACGACGTGGTGGCGGCGGTCGTGGAGGACCGCGACGAGGCCTAG
- a CDS encoding monovalent cation/H+ antiporter complex subunit F, with product MEIVVVIAAVVLALAAAGTIYRIAAGPSLLDRVIAADVLLAIFGAALAMEMALTRHTDNLALLVVISVIGFIGSVTVARFVAHRKEEA from the coding sequence TTGGAAATTGTCGTGGTGATTGCCGCCGTCGTGCTTGCCCTGGCCGCGGCCGGGACCATTTACCGCATCGCGGCGGGGCCTTCCCTACTGGACCGCGTGATTGCGGCGGATGTGCTGTTGGCGATTTTTGGTGCCGCCCTGGCGATGGAAATGGCGTTGACCCGGCATACAGACAACCTGGCGCTGCTGGTGGTGATCAGCGTGATCGGGTTCATCGGTTCCGTCACGGTGGCCAGATTTGTGGCGCACAGAAAGGAGGAGGCGTGA